One Phycisphaerales bacterium genomic window carries:
- a CDS encoding cyclase family protein: MLVDISPPLSSATAVFPGDTALSRKVLMDTARGDHLTLSTLTSTVHIGAHADAESHYKPAGRSIDEHPLELYLGPCVVAPVRAKPGARFEIDAIDQRWLDAVEGLAEHGQPGRLLLQTGTGGDPATFPSDLAAPTPEMIEALAAREVRLLGVDTPSVDLADAKDLIGHAACARSGVSILEGLVLGGVEPGIWELIALPLRLVGFDASPVRAVLRR; encoded by the coding sequence ATGCTGGTCGACATCTCCCCGCCGCTCTCGTCCGCCACGGCCGTCTTCCCCGGCGATACCGCGCTCAGCCGGAAGGTGCTGATGGATACGGCCCGGGGCGACCACCTGACGCTGAGCACCCTCACCAGCACCGTACATATCGGGGCCCACGCCGACGCCGAGAGCCACTACAAGCCGGCGGGGCGGTCGATCGACGAGCACCCGCTCGAGCTGTACCTGGGCCCGTGCGTGGTGGCGCCCGTACGGGCGAAGCCGGGAGCGCGATTTGAGATCGACGCGATCGACCAGAGGTGGCTCGACGCGGTCGAAGGACTCGCCGAACACGGCCAGCCCGGCCGGCTGCTGCTCCAGACGGGGACGGGTGGCGACCCCGCGACATTCCCCAGTGATCTGGCCGCCCCGACGCCGGAGATGATCGAAGCGCTGGCGGCCCGTGAGGTTCGGCTCCTGGGGGTGGACACCCCGAGCGTCGACCTGGCTGACGCCAAGGACCTGATCGGCCATGCGGCGTGCGCACGGTCGGGCGTGTCGATCCTCGAGGGTCTCGTGCTGGGCGGGGTCGAGCCGGGCATCTGGGAGTTGATCGCCCTTCCGCTGCGGCTGGTGGGCTTCGACGCGAGCCCCGTGCGGGCCGTGTTGCGGCGATAA